In Gopherus flavomarginatus isolate rGopFla2 chromosome 5, rGopFla2.mat.asm, whole genome shotgun sequence, one DNA window encodes the following:
- the PTGDR gene encoding prostaglandin D2 receptor codes for MDADGYRCRHSRAIQGGESALPGSLLFSAGLLGNLLALFLLGQQRLRRGRPPRASAFYLLVSGLAVTDLLGKCLLSPMVLAAYAGNRSLSELWPGGGEPGRLCQLFAFLMAFFGLAPTLLLLAMALECWLSLGHPYFYRRHLRRRRRAAALLAPAAAAALCALFCALPLLGFGAPVQYCPGTWCFIRMAGGGAPARGYSVLYASLLGALVLAIGLCNLASMRSLYRMARRPHRRSGPTAARAPAAPRMEELDHLVLLALMTVLFTVCSLPLIVRAYVGAFAADFNEKADLTALRFISVNSIVDPWVFIIFRTSVFRKFLHRVCRRLNSKKAATPRLL; via the exons ATGGACGCCGACGGCTACCGCTGCCGGCACAGCCGCGCCATCCAGGGCGGCGAGTCGGCGCTGCCCGGCTCGCTGCTCTTCAGCGCCGGGCTGCTGGGGAACCTGCTCGCCCTCTTCCTGCTGGGCCAGCAGCGGCTGCGGCGCGGGCGGCCCCCGCGGGCCTCCGCCTTCTACCTGCTGGTGAGCGGGCTGGCGGTCACCGACCTGCTGGGCAAGTGCCTGCTCAGCCCCATGGTGCTGGCGGCCTACGCGGGCAACCGCAGCCTGAGCGAGCTGTGGCCGGGCGGCGGGGAGCCGGGCCGCCTGTGCCAGCTCTTCGCCTTCCTCATGGCCTTCTTCGGGCTGGcgcccacgctgctgctgctggccatggCCCTGGAGTGCTGGCTCTCGCTGGGCCACCCCTACTTCTACCGGCGCCACCTCCGGCGCCGCCGCCGCGCCGCCGCCCTGCTGGCcccggccgccgccgccgccctgTGCGCCCTCTTCTGCGCCCTGCCGCTGCTGGGCTTCGGCGCCCCGGTGCAGTACTGCCCGGGCACCTGGTGCTTCATCCGCATGGCCGGCGGCGGCGCCCCCGCGCGGGGCTACTCCGTGCTCTACGCCAGCCTGCTGGGCGCGCTGGTCCTGGCCATCGGGCTCTGCAACCTGGCCAGCATGCGCAGCCTCTACCGCATGGCCCGCCGGCCCCACCGCCGCAGCGGGCCCACCGCCGCCCGGGCCCCCGCCGCCCCGCGCATGGAGGAGCTGGACCACCTCGTCCTGCTGGCCCTCATGACCGTCCTCTTCACcgtctgctccctgcccctcatc GTCCGTGCTTATGTGGGAGCATTTGCCGCTGACTTTAATGAAAAGGCAGATCTTACAGCCCTGAGGTTTATATCTGTGAATTCCATCGTGGACCCCTGGGTGTTCATCATTTTCAGGACATCAGTTTTTCGCAAGTTCCTTCATAGGGTTTGCAGAAGACTGAATTCTAAAAAAGCCGCAACGCCTCGGCTTCTATGA